One genomic window of Luteitalea pratensis includes the following:
- a CDS encoding gamma carbonic anhydrase family protein, producing the protein MLRPFRGQWPQLDASVYVDQSAQVIGDVVIGPESSVWMNCVVRGDVHQIRIGARSNVQDGTVVHVMRGTHPTHIGDQVTIGHGALVHGCTIENRVLIGMGAIVLNGAVVGSDSIVAAGTLLTEGMVVPSRSLVMGAPGKVRRVLTDAEVASILDYSARYVGYRLDYMGEQPRPTGGQASEARG; encoded by the coding sequence ATGCTTCGCCCGTTCCGCGGCCAATGGCCCCAACTCGACGCGTCGGTCTACGTGGACCAGAGCGCCCAGGTCATCGGGGATGTGGTGATCGGGCCGGAGTCGAGCGTGTGGATGAACTGCGTGGTGCGGGGCGACGTCCACCAGATCCGCATCGGAGCCCGCTCCAACGTCCAGGACGGCACCGTGGTGCACGTGATGCGGGGGACACACCCGACTCACATCGGTGACCAGGTGACGATCGGTCACGGCGCGCTCGTCCACGGCTGCACGATCGAGAACCGGGTGTTGATCGGCATGGGCGCGATCGTCCTCAACGGCGCCGTGGTGGGGAGCGATTCGATCGTCGCCGCCGGGACGCTGCTGACCGAAGGGATGGTCGTCCCGTCGCGGTCGCTCGTCATGGGAGCCCCCGGCAAGGTGCGGCGCGTGCTCACCGATGCCGAGGTGGCGTCCATCCTCGACTACTCGGCGCGCTACGTAGGTTACCGGCTCGACTACATGGGCGAGCAGCCGAGGCCCACGGGCGGGCAGGCAAGTGAGGCCCGCGGCTGA
- the hisS gene encoding histidine--tRNA ligase — protein MASSAPARGMRDFLPADVRRRTYAIGVIRGVYERYGFEPLETPAVENIETLLGKYGDEGNQLIFKILKRGEHEASGQADLALRYDLTVPLSRVVAEHRSTLPKFFKRYQIQPVWRADRPARGRFREFFQCDVDAMGSTSPVVEAELCAAACEAMQALGFGDAVLRLNHRAVLGGVLEVAGVPTDRHGDALVALDKLDKIGLDGVKVEYEKRGLSPAVADTVLGILGSAAVSGAVAADNAVALDRVEAFVAGHEKAVAGIANIREVLALAARTPAAAQLRVDLSLARGLSYYTGCIMEMTVPDLAGSLGGGGRYDDLVGMFLGQQVPAAGFSLGLERILVVMGERAMFPAHITATAADVLIAQWNAATAGDALALAHELRAGHLRVEVYPDADKLGKQFKYAASTGVPLVVIEGDDERAASELTVKDLRTGDQQRLPRANAANRLREMLG, from the coding sequence ATGGCTTCCAGCGCACCAGCCCGCGGCATGCGGGACTTCCTCCCGGCCGACGTCCGTCGCCGCACGTACGCGATCGGCGTGATTCGTGGTGTCTACGAGCGTTACGGCTTCGAACCGCTCGAGACCCCTGCGGTCGAGAACATCGAGACGCTGCTCGGCAAGTACGGCGACGAAGGCAATCAGCTGATCTTCAAGATCCTGAAGCGCGGCGAGCACGAGGCGTCGGGGCAGGCCGATCTCGCCCTCCGCTACGACCTCACCGTGCCGCTGTCCCGCGTCGTCGCCGAACACCGGTCGACGCTGCCGAAGTTCTTCAAGCGCTACCAGATCCAACCCGTCTGGCGTGCCGATCGCCCGGCCCGTGGCCGTTTCCGCGAGTTCTTCCAGTGCGACGTCGACGCCATGGGTTCGACCTCGCCCGTCGTCGAAGCGGAGCTCTGTGCCGCGGCCTGCGAGGCGATGCAGGCGCTTGGCTTCGGCGATGCGGTGCTGCGATTGAACCATCGGGCTGTGCTCGGCGGCGTCCTCGAGGTCGCCGGTGTGCCGACCGACAGGCATGGCGACGCCCTCGTCGCGCTCGACAAACTCGACAAGATCGGCCTCGACGGTGTGAAGGTCGAGTACGAGAAGCGGGGACTCTCACCCGCCGTCGCCGACACCGTGCTGGGCATTCTCGGCTCGGCGGCCGTCTCGGGTGCCGTCGCCGCCGACAACGCCGTCGCCCTCGATCGTGTCGAGGCCTTCGTCGCCGGGCACGAAAAGGCGGTCGCGGGCATTGCCAACATCCGCGAGGTGCTCGCGCTCGCGGCGCGGACACCGGCCGCAGCGCAGTTGCGCGTGGACCTCAGCCTGGCCCGTGGGCTCTCGTACTACACCGGCTGCATCATGGAGATGACGGTCCCGGACCTGGCGGGGAGTCTCGGTGGCGGTGGCCGCTACGACGACCTGGTCGGCATGTTCCTTGGCCAGCAGGTGCCCGCGGCCGGCTTCTCGCTCGGCCTCGAGCGCATTCTGGTGGTGATGGGGGAGCGGGCCATGTTCCCGGCCCACATCACCGCCACCGCCGCCGACGTGCTGATCGCGCAATGGAACGCCGCGACTGCCGGTGACGCACTCGCGCTGGCGCATGAACTGCGCGCCGGCCACCTGCGCGTCGAGGTGTATCCCGATGCCGACAAACTGGGCAAGCAGTTCAAGTACGCCGCGTCGACCGGCGTGCCACTGGTCGTGATCGAAGGCGACGACGAGCGCGCCGCGAGTGAACTCACGGTGAAGGACCTGCGCACCGGCGATCAGCAACGCCTGCCCCGCGCCAATGCCGCGAACCGCCTACGGGAGATGCTCGGGTGA
- the aspS gene encoding aspartate--tRNA ligase: MDFLGDLYRTHTCGELRADHVGREVILLGWVHRVRDMGAVIFLDIRDRYGVTQVVTEAEPLLGQAKRLKTEMVVAVFGQVAPRSPETVNDKLDTGHVEVRIGELRVLNDARRPPFGIADESFVAEDTRLRYRYLDLRRQRMQKNLILRHKLTMAIRRYFDERGFLEIETPILTKSTPEGARDYLVPSRVHPGEFFALPQSPQIFKQILMIGGLDRYFQIVKCFRDEDLRADRQPEFTQVDVEIAFASQQLVFSMIEPLIAAIFEVAGIQITTPFRTMPYSEAMARYGSDKPDLRVGMEIQDLGAVFAETPFGPVREALASGGVLRGLVVPGGAKISRAEVDKIVAEAIEMGAGGLLWARQTEKGLATSAKAMGEEALTRALEVSGAGNDGLLLMTAGTEAQVSKLLGALRLSLAKRFNLVDPSRYEFLWVVDFPLFDWDADDKRWVAMHHPFTSPSDADLARMTEAPGEVTAKAYDLVLNGSEIGGGSIRIHDPEIQRQLFRLLGISDEEAKLRFGFFIDALEFGTPPHGGIALGLDRIAALLAGEPSIRDVIAFPKTAAAVDLMSDAPSAVDPRQMKELHLKPLA, from the coding sequence ATGGACTTCCTCGGCGATCTGTACCGAACCCACACCTGCGGTGAACTCCGTGCCGACCACGTCGGCCGGGAGGTCATCCTTCTCGGCTGGGTGCACCGCGTGCGCGACATGGGCGCGGTGATCTTTCTCGACATCCGCGACCGCTACGGCGTCACGCAGGTCGTCACCGAGGCCGAGCCGCTGCTCGGCCAGGCCAAGAGGCTGAAGACCGAGATGGTGGTGGCCGTGTTCGGACAGGTCGCGCCACGATCGCCCGAGACCGTCAACGACAAGCTCGATACGGGCCACGTCGAAGTCCGCATCGGCGAGTTGCGCGTGCTCAACGACGCGCGCCGTCCGCCGTTCGGCATCGCCGACGAGTCGTTCGTCGCCGAGGACACGCGCCTTCGCTACCGCTACCTCGACCTGCGGCGCCAGCGGATGCAGAAGAACCTGATCCTGCGTCACAAGCTGACCATGGCGATTCGGCGCTACTTCGACGAGCGCGGGTTCCTCGAGATCGAAACGCCGATCCTGACCAAGAGCACGCCCGAGGGCGCGCGCGACTACCTCGTGCCAAGTCGGGTCCACCCGGGTGAGTTCTTCGCGCTGCCGCAATCGCCGCAAATCTTCAAGCAGATCCTGATGATCGGCGGCCTCGACCGCTACTTCCAGATCGTCAAGTGCTTCCGCGACGAGGACCTGCGCGCCGATCGGCAGCCCGAGTTCACGCAGGTCGACGTCGAGATCGCGTTCGCCTCGCAACAGCTCGTGTTCTCGATGATCGAGCCGCTGATCGCCGCGATCTTCGAGGTCGCCGGCATCCAGATCACGACGCCGTTCCGGACGATGCCGTACAGCGAGGCGATGGCTCGCTACGGCTCCGACAAGCCGGACCTCCGGGTCGGGATGGAGATCCAGGATCTCGGGGCGGTGTTTGCCGAGACGCCGTTCGGGCCGGTGCGCGAGGCTCTTGCAAGCGGTGGCGTGCTGCGCGGCCTGGTCGTGCCGGGCGGCGCGAAGATCTCGCGTGCCGAGGTGGACAAGATCGTCGCCGAGGCGATCGAGATGGGCGCGGGTGGCCTGCTCTGGGCGCGCCAGACGGAGAAGGGCCTCGCCACGTCGGCCAAGGCGATGGGTGAGGAGGCGCTGACGCGTGCCCTGGAGGTGTCTGGCGCGGGCAACGATGGCCTGTTGCTGATGACCGCGGGCACCGAGGCTCAGGTCTCGAAGCTGCTCGGCGCATTGCGTCTCTCGCTCGCGAAGCGTTTCAACCTGGTGGATCCTTCACGCTACGAGTTCCTCTGGGTGGTCGACTTCCCGCTGTTCGACTGGGATGCCGACGACAAGCGCTGGGTTGCCATGCACCACCCGTTCACGTCGCCGTCGGACGCCGACCTCGCGCGCATGACCGAAGCGCCAGGGGAAGTCACCGCGAAGGCCTACGACCTCGTCCTCAACGGCAGCGAGATCGGCGGTGGCAGCATCCGTATCCACGATCCGGAGATCCAGCGGCAGCTCTTCCGCCTGCTCGGCATCTCGGACGAGGAGGCGAAGCTGCGTTTCGGTTTCTTCATCGACGCGCTCGAATTCGGCACGCCGCCGCATGGCGGCATTGCCCTCGGCCTCGATCGCATCGCCGCGCTGCTGGCCGGCGAGCCGTCGATTCGTGACGTGATCGCCTTCCCAAAGACCGCCGCCGCGGTCGACCTGATGTCGGATGCGCCATCGGCGGTCGATCCACGGCAGATGAAAGAACTGCACCTCAAGCCGCTTGCCTGA
- a CDS encoding PhoH family protein, whose amino-acid sequence MDGPSDRLDRVEAFVGQFGALLRDGYRFARGEVKDAMRLVAEHPELDLRDHFLKGSVRASAKRQVVPKTPTQRQYLEAIDKHDIVFGVGPAGTGKTYLAMAQAVASLLAKKVSRIVLTRPAVEAGEKLGFLPGDLTEKVNPYLRPLYDALYDMLEADKVERLLERGTIEVAPLAFMRGRTLSDAFVILDEAQNTTSEQMKMFLTRIGFGSKAVVTGDITQIDLPYGRPSGLIDALRILGKVEGLAFVHFTDRDVVRHKLVQLIVQAYGVEDERVAAAIQPGAAGRAPAGPRG is encoded by the coding sequence GTGGACGGGCCAAGCGATCGCCTCGATCGCGTCGAGGCGTTTGTCGGCCAGTTCGGCGCGCTGCTGCGCGACGGCTACCGCTTCGCCCGCGGCGAGGTGAAGGACGCGATGCGCCTGGTCGCCGAGCACCCCGAGCTCGACCTGCGCGATCACTTCCTCAAGGGCAGCGTGCGCGCGTCGGCCAAGCGCCAGGTCGTGCCCAAGACGCCGACGCAACGGCAGTATCTCGAAGCCATCGACAAGCACGACATCGTCTTCGGCGTCGGACCGGCCGGGACAGGGAAGACCTATCTTGCGATGGCGCAGGCGGTCGCGAGCCTGCTTGCCAAGAAGGTCAGTCGCATCGTGCTCACGCGCCCGGCCGTCGAAGCGGGCGAGAAGCTCGGCTTCCTGCCCGGTGACCTCACGGAAAAGGTCAACCCGTACCTGCGGCCGCTGTACGACGCGCTGTACGACATGCTCGAGGCCGACAAGGTCGAGCGACTGCTCGAGCGCGGCACGATCGAGGTGGCGCCGCTCGCGTTCATGCGCGGTCGCACCCTCAGTGACGCGTTCGTCATCCTGGACGAAGCGCAGAACACCACGTCCGAGCAGATGAAGATGTTCCTGACGCGAATCGGCTTCGGCAGCAAGGCGGTCGTCACCGGGGACATCACCCAGATCGACCTGCCGTACGGCCGTCCTTCTGGCCTGATCGACGCGCTGCGCATCCTCGGCAAAGTCGAGGGCCTGGCCTTCGTGCACTTCACCGATCGGGACGTCGTCCGGCACAAGCTGGTGCAGTTGATCGTGCAGGCCTACGGCGTGGAAGATGAACGCGTGGCGGCTGCGATCCAGCCCGGCGCGGCCGGTCGCGCGCCGGCCGGGCCGCGGGGCTGA
- the ybeY gene encoding rRNA maturation RNase YbeY → MDTDPAALAISVCDRNGRPARAPGLARWLAGTAPARARGTITIVLTGDAAMRRLNREWRGVDRATDVLSFPADDAGLRVRGRARHLGDIVIATGVARRQAASARHAYRTELKVLALHGLLHLLGYDHETDHGQMRRLELRLRRMGGLAAGLIERETRA, encoded by the coding sequence ATGGACACCGACCCTGCGGCGCTGGCGATCTCCGTCTGCGATCGGAACGGTCGCCCGGCGCGCGCGCCGGGGCTGGCTCGCTGGCTGGCCGGCACCGCCCCGGCACGAGCCCGCGGCACCATCACCATCGTGTTGACCGGCGATGCCGCCATGCGCCGGCTCAATCGCGAATGGCGCGGCGTCGACCGCGCCACCGACGTCCTCTCGTTCCCGGCCGACGATGCCGGCCTGCGCGTGCGCGGCCGGGCACGCCACCTCGGCGACATCGTGATCGCGACCGGTGTCGCGCGGCGGCAGGCAGCGTCGGCACGACACGCGTACCGCACCGAGCTCAAGGTGCTCGCCCTGCACGGCCTGCTGCACCTGCTCGGGTACGACCACGAGACCGACCATGGCCAGATGAGGCGCCTCGAGTTGCGCCTGCGACGCATGGGCGGCCTGGCCGCCGGTCTGATCGAGCGGGAGACACGCGCGTGA
- a CDS encoding hemolysin family protein, translated as MIPLIVFLLACVAVYLGTILAAFSALMRFSLRMMAESAAGQRDLLGTFLEDPPALFFPARVLLGVVTVVVAVLLAHIEGVGQNEHGIWVFLASMLVFVFVCFLIVPQILVRSHPQVVLAALLPSFAVIARAFSPFTHLMAGVNGGNDRRGDDAPAAEEVETTTQAEVDADPSEDEGEARELFRSLVGFQDRLVREVMTPRPDIVAIRADASLGDLRARLRESEYSRLLVYRESLDDVVGFVHMKDVFLKGAGHDDAEPFTGLVRTAHVVPETKRAPELLKELQRTRKQTALVVDEYGGTAGLVTVEDLVEELVGEIRDEYDVEADPIVAEPDDTWVFSAKVDIDELTERLGVDIEREGFETIGGYLMSRLGRVPAVGEHVIEDGLDIEVLEAERRRVLKVRVRSLPAEGEE; from the coding sequence GTGATTCCGCTGATCGTGTTCCTGCTGGCCTGCGTCGCCGTCTACCTCGGCACGATCCTCGCGGCCTTCAGCGCGCTCATGCGCTTCTCGCTGCGGATGATGGCCGAGAGCGCCGCCGGCCAGCGCGATCTCCTGGGCACGTTCCTCGAGGATCCACCGGCTCTGTTCTTCCCGGCACGTGTGTTGCTCGGCGTGGTCACCGTGGTCGTGGCGGTGCTGCTGGCGCACATCGAAGGCGTCGGGCAGAACGAGCACGGCATCTGGGTGTTCCTGGCATCGATGCTCGTGTTCGTCTTCGTGTGTTTCCTGATCGTGCCGCAGATCCTCGTGCGCAGCCATCCGCAGGTCGTGCTCGCGGCATTGCTGCCGTCGTTTGCCGTGATCGCACGCGCGTTCTCACCGTTCACGCACCTGATGGCCGGCGTCAACGGCGGCAACGATCGCCGCGGCGACGACGCACCGGCGGCCGAGGAGGTGGAAACCACGACGCAGGCCGAGGTCGACGCCGACCCGAGTGAGGACGAGGGGGAAGCTCGCGAACTGTTCCGCTCGCTGGTCGGCTTCCAGGACCGGCTGGTACGCGAGGTGATGACGCCTCGTCCCGACATCGTGGCCATCCGTGCCGACGCCTCGCTCGGCGACCTGCGGGCCCGCCTGCGCGAGTCCGAGTACTCGCGACTTCTCGTCTACCGCGAGAGCCTCGACGACGTCGTCGGCTTCGTGCACATGAAGGACGTGTTCCTGAAGGGCGCGGGACATGACGATGCCGAGCCGTTCACGGGCCTGGTTCGTACGGCGCACGTCGTGCCCGAGACCAAACGGGCACCGGAGCTCCTCAAGGAATTGCAGCGGACGCGCAAGCAGACCGCGCTGGTCGTGGACGAATACGGCGGCACGGCGGGGCTCGTCACCGTCGAGGACCTCGTGGAGGAACTGGTCGGCGAGATTCGCGACGAGTACGACGTGGAGGCCGACCCGATTGTCGCCGAGCCGGACGACACCTGGGTCTTCAGCGCCAAGGTCGACATCGACGAACTCACCGAGCGGCTTGGCGTGGACATCGAACGCGAAGGCTTCGAGACGATTGGCGGGTACCTCATGAGCCGCCTCGGTCGTGTGCCGGCGGTGGGCGAACACGTCATCGAGGACGGTCTCGACATCGAAGTCCTCGAAGCGGAGCGCCGCCGCGTGCTCAAGGTCCGCGTGCGGAGTCTGCCCGCGGAGGGGGAGGAATGA
- the era gene encoding GTPase Era: MTMRSGFVSLLGRPNAGKSTLLNRLVGAHLAIVSDKPQTTRTRILGAKNLPEGQILFLDTPGVHRPMHRMNVRMVDAAVGAAREADVVALVIDASEEVGRGTEFLLGLLPQLSQPVVLVLNKIDRMKKHTLLPAIEWFSGRYAFADVVPVSAATGDNVEVLEQVLLSHLPEGPPLYPDDYLSDQSARSLAAEMVREQVLALTRAELPFTTAVVVDRYEEPEDDQEGPLAIYCSILVEEPSQKPILVGRGGEMIKAIGTAARKQIEAFFERRVYLDLHVKVREDWRQNDRTLDDLGLQKRRR; this comes from the coding sequence ATGACCATGCGTTCCGGCTTCGTGTCGCTCCTTGGACGCCCCAATGCGGGCAAGTCCACGCTGCTCAATCGGCTCGTGGGCGCGCACCTGGCGATCGTGTCGGACAAACCGCAGACAACGCGCACCCGCATCCTCGGCGCGAAGAACCTGCCGGAGGGGCAGATCCTGTTCCTGGATACGCCTGGCGTGCACCGGCCCATGCACCGCATGAACGTGCGGATGGTGGACGCGGCGGTCGGCGCGGCGCGGGAAGCCGATGTCGTGGCGCTGGTCATCGACGCCTCCGAGGAGGTCGGACGCGGCACCGAGTTCCTGCTCGGCCTGCTGCCGCAGCTCTCGCAGCCGGTCGTGCTCGTGCTGAACAAGATCGATCGCATGAAGAAGCACACGTTGCTGCCGGCGATCGAATGGTTCAGCGGCCGCTACGCGTTTGCCGACGTGGTGCCGGTCTCGGCCGCCACTGGCGACAACGTCGAGGTCCTCGAGCAGGTGCTCCTCTCGCACCTCCCGGAGGGGCCGCCGCTCTATCCGGACGACTACCTCTCGGATCAGTCGGCGCGATCGCTGGCCGCGGAGATGGTGCGCGAGCAGGTGCTGGCCCTCACGCGGGCCGAATTGCCGTTCACGACCGCGGTGGTGGTCGATCGCTACGAGGAACCCGAGGACGACCAGGAGGGGCCGCTCGCGATCTACTGCAGCATCCTCGTCGAGGAGCCGTCGCAGAAGCCGATCCTCGTCGGCCGCGGCGGCGAGATGATCAAGGCCATCGGCACCGCCGCGCGCAAGCAAATCGAGGCGTTCTTCGAGCGCCGGGTGTACCTCGACCTGCACGTGAAGGTCCGCGAGGACTGGCGCCAGAACGACCGGACCCTCGATGACCTCGGCCTCCAGAAGCGACGCAGGTAG
- the mgtE gene encoding magnesium transporter — protein sequence MAQRKIDVVVASVKRLIRVGASANLLNLLQKQHPADLAGVLGELPERVRQTAFDTLVERSPRHAMEALSELGPETGAHLLEGRSAEEIARYVQELESDDAAAIVEALPEELSRSVLDLMRGKQDTGVEELLEYPEHTAGRIMNPNVFALSEDLTVGEAITELQGARDVEMVFYLYTIDERNHLVGVTSLRRLLLVAPETPLKRIAGGEVLSVRVDTDQEEVARQVASYNLLAIPVVDLENKLAGVITVDDVIDVIKDEATEDIYRLAGVSSDDSVFSPPLSSLRKRLPWLYVNLATAFMAAAVVKLFESTISQATALAVFMPVVAGMGGNAGTQTLTVIVRGIALGELTFVNSKKALVKEALVGLGNGVGIGILAALAAWLVQGDAWLGLILALAMIINMFVAATAGTLVPLGLRALKIDPALASSVFITTLTDVFGFFAFLGLGHLFLKHLRVAG from the coding sequence ATGGCACAGCGCAAAATCGACGTCGTCGTCGCCTCGGTGAAGCGGCTGATCCGCGTCGGGGCCAGCGCCAACCTGCTGAACCTGCTGCAGAAGCAGCACCCGGCAGACCTTGCCGGCGTGCTCGGAGAGCTGCCGGAACGCGTTCGCCAGACCGCGTTCGACACGCTGGTGGAGCGCAGTCCGCGCCACGCCATGGAGGCCCTCAGCGAACTCGGGCCCGAGACCGGCGCCCATCTGCTCGAGGGACGGTCGGCCGAGGAGATTGCCCGCTACGTCCAGGAGCTGGAGTCCGACGACGCGGCCGCGATCGTCGAGGCGCTCCCCGAGGAGCTGTCGCGCAGCGTCCTCGACCTGATGCGCGGCAAGCAGGACACCGGGGTCGAGGAACTCCTCGAGTACCCGGAGCACACCGCCGGTCGCATCATGAATCCCAACGTCTTCGCCCTCTCCGAGGACCTGACGGTGGGCGAGGCGATCACGGAGCTGCAGGGAGCCCGCGACGTCGAGATGGTGTTCTACCTGTACACCATCGACGAACGGAACCACCTGGTGGGAGTGACGTCGCTGCGCCGGCTGCTGCTGGTCGCGCCGGAGACGCCGCTCAAGCGCATCGCCGGTGGCGAGGTGCTGAGCGTGCGGGTGGACACGGACCAGGAGGAAGTGGCGAGGCAGGTGGCCTCCTACAACCTGCTGGCGATTCCCGTCGTGGACCTCGAGAACAAGCTGGCCGGCGTGATCACGGTGGACGACGTGATCGACGTCATCAAGGACGAGGCCACCGAGGACATCTACCGGCTGGCCGGCGTGTCGTCGGACGACAGCGTGTTCTCGCCCCCGTTGAGTTCGCTGCGCAAGCGACTGCCGTGGCTGTACGTCAACCTGGCGACCGCCTTCATGGCCGCGGCCGTCGTCAAGCTGTTCGAGTCGACGATCAGCCAGGCGACCGCGCTGGCGGTGTTCATGCCCGTCGTCGCCGGCATGGGCGGCAATGCCGGCACGCAGACGCTGACCGTGATCGTGCGCGGCATCGCGCTCGGGGAACTCACTTTTGTCAATTCCAAGAAAGCGCTGGTGAAGGAGGCGCTGGTCGGCCTCGGCAACGGCGTCGGCATCGGCATCCTGGCGGCGCTGGCGGCGTGGCTGGTGCAGGGCGACGCATGGCTTGGATTGATCCTGGCCCTGGCCATGATCATCAACATGTTCGTGGCGGCGACGGCCGGAACCCTCGTGCCGCTGGGGCTGCGCGCCCTCAAGATCGACCCCGCGCTGGCGTCGTCGGTGTTCATCACCACGTTGACCGACGTTTTCGGGTTCTTCGCGTTCCTCGGCCTGGGGCACCTTTTCCTCAAGCACCTCCGCGTGGCGGGGTAG
- the recO gene encoding DNA repair protein RecO, with amino-acid sequence MPLHTGEALVLRTYRLGETDRLVVLLTRDRGKKRGVARGGARSRKRFGGALEPFTHVRVAYQEREQRDLVRLDYADVLGSPLTAGGEACTYASYFAELLDEWAPENDPQERLFRLGVAVLDALQTGVGAERLARYFEYWLLRLQGVYPSVHACPQCGEALQGGAVLEPRGHWFLCRQCAPHGQGVAMPGSALQFLVEAAQVAPAALGDVNVSSEALVQVAAAHRLLLVWHLDREPRAARVLREINL; translated from the coding sequence ATGCCGCTGCACACAGGCGAGGCGCTCGTGCTGCGGACGTACCGGCTGGGGGAGACCGACCGGCTGGTCGTGCTGCTCACCCGCGACCGCGGCAAGAAGCGCGGCGTGGCGCGGGGCGGGGCACGGTCGCGCAAACGGTTCGGCGGCGCGCTGGAGCCCTTCACCCACGTGCGGGTGGCGTACCAGGAGCGCGAGCAGCGCGACCTGGTTCGACTGGACTATGCCGACGTGCTCGGCTCGCCGCTGACGGCTGGCGGCGAGGCCTGCACCTACGCGAGCTACTTCGCGGAGTTGCTGGACGAGTGGGCACCCGAGAACGACCCCCAGGAACGGCTGTTCCGGCTGGGCGTGGCCGTCCTGGATGCGTTGCAGACGGGCGTCGGGGCCGAGCGGCTGGCACGGTACTTCGAGTACTGGCTGCTGCGGCTGCAAGGGGTGTATCCCTCGGTGCACGCGTGTCCGCAGTGTGGCGAGGCCTTGCAGGGCGGGGCGGTTCTCGAACCCCGTGGGCACTGGTTCCTCTGTCGTCAGTGCGCGCCGCACGGGCAGGGCGTGGCGATGCCGGGTAGCGCGCTGCAATTCCTGGTCGAGGCGGCGCAGGTGGCGCCGGCCGCGCTCGGCGACGTGAACGTATCGAGCGAGGCGCTCGTGCAAGTGGCGGCGGCCCATCGGCTGCTGCTCGTATGGCACCTCGATCGCGAGCCGCGGGCGGCTCGTGTGCTGCGAGAGATCAATCTGTGA
- a CDS encoding glycine--tRNA ligase subunit alpha, translating to MTFQDLIFKLSQYWAAQGCLLQQPLDLEVGAGTMNPETFLRVLGPQHWNVAYVQPSRRPADGRFGENPMRLYKHHQFQVILKPAPDEVQYLYLQSLEACGIDTRAHDIRFEEDNWESPTLGAWGIGWQVLFDGMEITQFTYFQQAGGLELSPIAAELTYGLERIAMVLQKVTNVYDMEWAPGVKYGDVRHRDEVEQSRYAFGQVGMGGEAFAAFNRDLFDKHYAMAQGLVGDGLVLPALEHCLKCSHLFNTLDASGGIGVTERTAYILRVRQLAVAIARAYAGVDADAPVASA from the coding sequence GTGACCTTTCAGGACCTCATCTTCAAGCTCTCGCAGTACTGGGCCGCGCAGGGCTGCCTGCTGCAGCAACCCCTCGACCTCGAAGTCGGCGCCGGGACGATGAATCCCGAGACCTTCCTGCGGGTGCTCGGGCCCCAGCACTGGAACGTGGCCTACGTCCAGCCGTCACGCCGTCCCGCCGACGGCCGCTTCGGCGAGAACCCGATGCGCCTCTACAAGCATCACCAGTTCCAGGTGATCCTCAAGCCGGCGCCCGACGAAGTGCAGTACCTGTACCTCCAGAGCCTCGAGGCGTGCGGCATCGACACCCGCGCGCACGACATCCGGTTCGAGGAAGACAACTGGGAGTCGCCGACGCTCGGCGCCTGGGGCATCGGCTGGCAGGTGCTGTTTGACGGCATGGAGATCACGCAGTTCACGTACTTCCAGCAGGCCGGCGGGCTCGAACTGTCGCCGATTGCCGCCGAGCTGACGTATGGCCTCGAGCGGATCGCGATGGTGCTCCAGAAGGTCACCAACGTGTACGACATGGAGTGGGCGCCCGGCGTGAAGTACGGCGACGTCCGGCACCGCGACGAAGTGGAGCAGTCCAGGTATGCGTTCGGGCAGGTCGGGATGGGCGGAGAGGCCTTTGCCGCGTTCAACCGGGACCTGTTCGACAAACATTACGCGATGGCACAGGGCCTGGTCGGCGACGGCCTCGTCCTGCCGGCCCTCGAGCACTGCCTGAAGTGCTCGCACCTGTTCAACACCCTCGATGCCAGCGGTGGCATCGGGGTCACCGAGCGGACGGCGTACATCCTGCGCGTCCGCCAGCTGGCCGTGGCGATTGCCCGGGCGTATGCCGGCGTCGATGCCGACGCGCCGGTCGCCAGCGCCTAG